One part of the Dyadobacter sp. 676 genome encodes these proteins:
- a CDS encoding sugar phosphate nucleotidyltransferase has translation MKPTLLILAAGIGSRYGGIKQLDQFGPNGETIIDYSLYDAIRAGFGKVVFIVRQEIKENAEAVFTPKLKGKIDFDFAIQGIQSYVPEDLGTVERTKPWGTGHATLCAWEKTDTPFAVINADDFYGRDAFETMANFLQNDTNDRQHAMIGYELKRTLSENGTVSRGVCVEGADHNLESVVERTKIYEENGVIYFEEGETRTELAPETPVSMNFWGFKPSMFPITRDLFEKYARENIDTPKAEFYIPTVMTHIIKNGLGDCRVFRIASDWFGVTYPEDKPSVQASLTALHAAGVYPSKLWE, from the coding sequence ATGAAACCAACTCTTTTGATTTTGGCTGCCGGCATCGGTAGCAGGTACGGAGGTATCAAGCAGCTCGACCAGTTCGGTCCCAACGGAGAAACCATCATCGATTATTCTTTATACGACGCCATTCGCGCAGGTTTTGGAAAAGTAGTTTTTATCGTACGTCAGGAGATCAAGGAAAACGCCGAGGCCGTTTTTACCCCGAAACTTAAAGGTAAGATCGACTTCGACTTTGCAATCCAGGGCATTCAATCGTATGTTCCCGAAGACCTTGGCACCGTTGAGCGCACCAAGCCGTGGGGAACGGGGCATGCAACCCTTTGCGCCTGGGAAAAAACCGACACGCCTTTCGCTGTCATCAACGCCGACGATTTCTACGGTCGCGACGCGTTCGAAACCATGGCCAACTTCCTGCAAAACGACACCAACGACCGGCAGCATGCCATGATCGGCTATGAACTGAAACGGACATTGTCCGAAAACGGCACCGTCTCACGCGGCGTATGTGTGGAGGGTGCGGACCACAACCTGGAATCCGTCGTGGAACGAACCAAAATTTACGAAGAAAACGGCGTCATCTATTTCGAAGAAGGCGAAACCCGCACGGAGCTGGCACCTGAAACGCCGGTTTCCATGAATTTCTGGGGCTTCAAACCGTCGATGTTCCCGATTACCAGGGACCTCTTTGAAAAATACGCCCGCGAAAATATCGATACGCCCAAAGCGGAGTTCTACATCCCGACCGTGATGACGCACATCATTAAAAATGGCCTGGGCGACTGCCGTGTGTTCCGCATTGCTTCGGACTGGTTCGGGGTTACCTATCCCGAGGACAAGCCGTCGGTGCAAGCGTCATTGACTGCGCTGCATGCGGCGGGAGTTTATCCTTCGAAGTTGTGGGAATAA
- a CDS encoding FG-GAP-like repeat-containing protein, which yields MKKHYTVIGGSVAMAAIITILILASPIRNYKKQTFSNLPDIAKPLLTNHPTGSVLTSIQNDIAKREYHITYDSARHALQSPNRQHNLRAYYQPGSLSIQNRIDSAGRSFRVKLVNKGIYADGELIAEAKANGRTETRDDTLKIDHGAFTEEFINNQAGIRQNFIIAHAPAHTQQLSVHLLVQGLHARQVDDGRLAFYSNDGGERTDLLTYSDLKCWDANGKLLAANLALSGKEIAINVEVANAAYPVTIDPIIANGNPANADKTLEINQSYAWLGFSVSTAGDVNGDGYSDILVGAPKYDNGQADEGAAFLYPGTAGGISLAATVLECNQANAQMGYSVSNAGDINKDGFSDIMVGVPYYDASASNEGVVMIYKGSANGLVTNSPYVFKLDQAEANLGISVAMAGDVNGDGYSDMLAGAHQFDNGQSNEGVGVLILGAPNGLGLVTFMECNQANAMMGFAVAGAGDVDGDGFSDVMAGARFYSNGQALEGAAFIFKGSAAGLITANPTVIESNQVDARLGHALASAGDVNGDGFSDVALGAYQYDKGSSNEGVVMIHYGSANGINTVPALTLESDQAEAQFGISVACAGDVNADGFADLIVGARYYDKGQQNEGAAFIYQGSQNGLNATPLSVLESNQGDAWLGSAVAPAGDVNGDGFSDVLVGSYAFDHGQTDEGSVFVWYGGSKDIENIPVILELNQTDSFFGRSISDAGDVNADGFSDIVVGSPGFDNGQSNEGAAFVYYGSKSGLQLASVKQLEINQADAFMGCSVSSAGDANADGYGDIIVGIQRYGSNQSYQGAAMIYYGSKNGVSIDKPTLLESNYFGMQLSTSVSKAGDVNGDGYGEVLLGQCRHDLLQQGRAIVYFGGAEGISPSSNTTLQINNTSALFGDAVSNAGDVNNDGFDDILVGAPNYNSNGAAFLYYGAASGLSAQQPVTISGSGNTGSSVSSAGDINGDGFGEVLIGAPFYIHPSGQTGAALIFFGSGNGLNVNNPTILKGENANSNFGFSVSSAGDINGDGYSDVSVGSPGEFNGNAMAGAVYLYFGTANGIDANSAKAFSNNQFGSQLGISVSACDVNGDGYSDIVTGAYMYDNPEPNEGIALLYYGNSALGVLNNLRLYNTDLATPINHTQFPQANFGAGLFAKSFTGRNKGKLVWETKPLAQGFSKGSNNRITNSTQSSNSQSAYSNLGTTGLELKNVIDKQGPGTKVRVRVKYDPVLALTGQSYGPWRYLPAYLMGNSTAPVPEEEGNDLAENIEKKIIHLEKGKAPELATIYPNPVSNRLNIDFKANDRVRNLKILAASGLVVYQSNTFQPFIDVSQFPEGAYVLIITKTDGSHTTRKILISR from the coding sequence ATGAAAAAGCACTACACCGTCATTGGAGGCTCGGTCGCAATGGCCGCCATTATAACTATTCTGATCCTGGCTTCGCCAATCCGAAATTACAAGAAGCAAACTTTCTCCAACCTGCCGGATATCGCGAAACCTTTGTTGACAAATCATCCGACGGGCAGCGTGTTAACCAGCATTCAAAACGACATTGCGAAACGGGAATACCACATTACCTACGATTCGGCCCGTCACGCTTTGCAAAGCCCCAACCGGCAGCACAACCTCAGGGCCTATTACCAGCCCGGTAGCCTTTCCATTCAAAACCGCATCGACTCCGCAGGCAGGAGCTTCCGAGTGAAACTTGTCAACAAAGGGATCTATGCTGATGGGGAGCTAATTGCCGAAGCCAAAGCGAATGGCCGCACCGAAACAAGAGACGACACACTGAAAATCGATCACGGTGCATTTACCGAAGAATTCATTAACAACCAGGCTGGTATCCGGCAAAACTTCATTATTGCCCATGCGCCTGCACATACGCAGCAACTATCTGTGCATCTGCTGGTCCAGGGCTTGCATGCGCGGCAAGTGGACGATGGCCGGTTAGCATTTTATTCCAATGACGGCGGCGAAAGAACCGACCTGTTGACATACAGCGACCTGAAATGCTGGGATGCGAATGGAAAACTACTGGCCGCCAACCTGGCCCTTTCCGGGAAAGAGATTGCAATAAATGTCGAGGTAGCGAATGCGGCTTACCCGGTCACCATCGACCCCATCATCGCTAATGGTAACCCTGCCAATGCCGACAAGACACTGGAAATCAATCAAAGCTATGCATGGCTGGGCTTCTCGGTTTCCACTGCGGGCGATGTAAACGGCGACGGGTACAGCGACATACTCGTAGGTGCTCCTAAATACGACAACGGCCAGGCCGACGAGGGCGCGGCTTTCCTCTACCCCGGTACGGCCGGCGGAATCAGCCTGGCAGCAACGGTATTGGAATGCAATCAGGCCAATGCCCAAATGGGTTACTCGGTGAGCAATGCGGGGGATATCAACAAAGATGGTTTCTCCGATATTATGGTAGGTGTTCCCTACTACGATGCCTCGGCATCCAATGAGGGTGTGGTGATGATCTACAAAGGTTCCGCAAACGGATTGGTCACAAACAGCCCTTATGTTTTCAAGCTCGACCAGGCAGAAGCCAATTTGGGCATTTCCGTAGCCATGGCGGGCGACGTCAATGGTGATGGTTACTCGGATATGCTCGCGGGCGCCCATCAGTTCGACAACGGGCAGTCCAATGAAGGCGTCGGCGTTCTGATCCTGGGTGCACCGAATGGATTGGGATTGGTAACATTTATGGAATGCAACCAGGCCAATGCCATGATGGGCTTTGCCGTAGCGGGTGCTGGCGATGTGGACGGCGACGGGTTCAGCGATGTAATGGCCGGTGCGCGGTTTTATAGCAACGGACAAGCCCTGGAAGGTGCAGCATTCATTTTCAAAGGCTCGGCTGCGGGACTGATAACCGCCAACCCGACGGTGATTGAAAGCAACCAGGTCGATGCCCGGCTCGGGCATGCGCTCGCCTCCGCGGGCGACGTGAACGGGGACGGCTTCTCCGACGTGGCGCTAGGTGCGTATCAATACGACAAGGGTAGCAGCAATGAGGGTGTGGTCATGATCCATTACGGTTCTGCCAATGGCATCAACACGGTACCTGCGCTGACACTCGAAAGCGACCAGGCGGAAGCGCAATTCGGAATTTCGGTGGCCTGCGCGGGTGATGTAAACGCCGATGGCTTTGCAGATTTAATCGTCGGGGCCAGGTATTACGACAAAGGGCAGCAAAACGAAGGTGCCGCATTCATCTACCAGGGCTCTCAAAACGGATTGAACGCAACGCCGCTATCGGTCCTGGAAAGTAACCAGGGTGACGCATGGTTGGGCAGTGCGGTAGCTCCGGCTGGTGATGTGAATGGGGACGGGTTTAGCGATGTGCTGGTGGGAAGTTATGCTTTTGATCATGGGCAGACCGATGAGGGGAGTGTGTTTGTTTGGTATGGGGGCTCGAAAGATATAGAGAATATCCCGGTCATACTCGAACTCAATCAGACGGACTCGTTCTTTGGACGCTCAATTTCGGATGCAGGTGATGTTAATGCCGATGGTTTCAGTGATATAGTTGTTGGTTCACCGGGATTTGATAACGGGCAAAGCAACGAGGGTGCCGCATTTGTGTATTATGGTTCTAAATCAGGCTTGCAATTAGCATCAGTCAAACAATTAGAAATCAATCAGGCAGATGCATTTATGGGATGTTCGGTGTCGTCAGCAGGTGATGCGAATGCGGATGGATATGGCGATATTATCGTGGGTATCCAGCGTTACGGCAGTAATCAAAGCTACCAGGGGGCTGCAATGATTTACTATGGATCTAAAAATGGTGTTTCTATCGACAAACCCACACTTCTAGAAAGCAATTACTTCGGTATGCAGTTGTCAACATCCGTCTCAAAGGCAGGCGACGTCAATGGAGATGGCTATGGAGAGGTTTTACTAGGGCAATGTCGCCATGATTTACTTCAACAAGGCAGAGCGATCGTCTATTTTGGCGGAGCGGAAGGAATCAGTCCTTCCTCGAATACAACCTTACAAATCAACAACACGAGTGCTTTGTTTGGTGACGCCGTTTCAAACGCTGGCGACGTAAACAACGACGGGTTTGATGACATATTAGTGGGTGCACCTAATTACAACAGCAATGGAGCAGCTTTTCTATATTATGGAGCTGCAAGTGGGCTGTCTGCGCAACAGCCTGTTACCATTAGTGGAAGCGGCAACACGGGGAGTTCGGTGTCAAGCGCAGGAGATATTAATGGGGATGGTTTTGGTGAGGTATTAATAGGGGCTCCGTTCTATATCCACCCCTCCGGACAAACAGGTGCCGCACTTATTTTCTTTGGTTCAGGCAATGGCCTGAATGTGAATAATCCCACCATTTTAAAAGGGGAGAATGCAAACTCAAATTTTGGTTTTTCCGTTTCCAGCGCCGGGGATATTAACGGCGATGGATACAGCGATGTGTCCGTCGGAAGCCCGGGTGAGTTTAACGGTAACGCTATGGCAGGTGCTGTGTATTTGTATTTTGGAACCGCCAATGGCATAGATGCAAATTCGGCTAAAGCCTTTTCCAATAATCAGTTCGGTAGTCAGCTAGGAATATCCGTGTCAGCATGCGATGTCAACGGAGATGGTTATTCGGACATTGTAACCGGCGCTTATATGTATGACAATCCCGAGCCTAATGAAGGAATTGCTCTGCTATATTATGGAAACAGTGCGTTGGGTGTCTTGAACAACCTCCGCCTCTACAACACCGACCTCGCCACCCCCATCAACCACACCCAATTCCCGCAAGCCAACTTCGGTGCGGGCCTGTTTGCCAAATCCTTCACCGGCCGAAACAAAGGCAAGCTGGTATGGGAAACCAAGCCGTTGGCGCAAGGCTTCTCCAAAGGCAGCAACAACCGTATTACCAATAGTACCCAATCGTCAAATTCACAAAGTGCCTATTCGAATCTGGGAACCACTGGTTTGGAGCTTAAAAATGTAATAGACAAGCAAGGGCCGGGAACCAAAGTGCGCGTGCGTGTCAAATATGATCCTGTTTTGGCATTGACCGGGCAATCCTATGGGCCATGGCGCTATTTACCGGCTTATCTGATGGGCAACAGCACCGCACCGGTGCCGGAAGAAGAGGGAAATGATTTAGCAGAAAACATTGAAAAGAAAATCATTCATTTGGAGAAAGGGAAAGCACCGGAACTAGCCACGATTTATCCTAACCCTGTTTCCAACCGGTTGAATATCGATTTCAAGGCCAACGACCGGGTGCGGAATTTGAAAATCCTTGCAGCAAGCGGGCTGGTCGTCTATCAGTCAAACACGTTCCAGCCATTTATTGATGTGAGCCAATTCCCGGAAGGCGCTTACGTCCTGATCATCACGAAAACGGACGGTTCCCACACGACCCGCAAAATCCTGATAAGCCGTTGA
- a CDS encoding integrin alpha: MKHTYKSMLLAAMALAAGAAGYFVTNPGDARLLDPITAKQRPATDREQTAGLSPATIDGIKDAIARQEYHISYDEVTQKLQSPNRKQNLRAYYKPGKLTVQNREDSAGHNFRLHLTNQGIFADGKKILAAQASAKSSNNENRLLIEHEGFTEEFINTEDGIRQNFIVKHAPENTRNLQVRLSAEGLKAKNGGENEIRFYRGNTNGEFEDCVVYSDLHCWDANKKPLEATLAYVNDRVEINVNVEGAAYPVTIDPILANGNPNTADKTVELDQSNAWLGYSVSSAGDMNGDGYSDVIVGAPMYDWNGVDAGVAYVFPGTAAGLSLNGQRLNRNQAYAQMGYSVASAGDVNKDGYSDVIVGSPYWEDGQNNEGAAFLYFGGKPDAQTAPIGINPGNFIILQPDQADAGFGTSVAMAGDVDADGYSDFLVGAPQYDKDQANEGVAFLYHGGNTGFEPGETEILERNQPGSMMGFSVAGAGDVNGDGASDVIVGARLYTDGQSLEGAAFVYYGSVNSAPVTSQAPATLQMNASDSRFGHSVSTAGDVNGDGFSDVIVGAYLYDNGQQDEGVAYIFHGTGNGISTAPSTTLEGNLFEAHYGESVSAAGDVNGDGYGDILIGAKWYENGQNNEGMVFVHYGSKTGLVTAPAATIESNQAEGWLGSAVASAGDVNGDGYSDIIIGCYTYDHGQNDEGQVYIYHGSASSVGPTPASVSSATASGALAGSSVSSAGDIDGNGLDDIVVGAPNYDGGQVNEGAIFISYGDAATGVNSAVKMESNIAQAKFGGSVSGGGDVNGDGYDDVIVGAAGAVNGANVGAAFLYPGGSGGTGNNW; encoded by the coding sequence ATGAAACACACTTACAAGTCCATGCTCCTCGCAGCGATGGCCCTGGCGGCGGGCGCCGCAGGTTATTTCGTTACCAATCCCGGCGACGCTCGCCTATTGGATCCGATCACTGCAAAACAAAGGCCTGCCACCGATCGCGAGCAAACTGCAGGGTTATCCCCGGCAACTATCGACGGTATTAAAGATGCGATCGCCAGACAAGAGTATCACATTTCGTACGACGAGGTCACTCAAAAGCTCCAAAGTCCGAACCGCAAGCAAAACCTGAGGGCCTATTACAAACCCGGGAAGCTGACCGTCCAAAACCGCGAAGATTCTGCAGGGCATAATTTCAGACTGCATCTTACCAACCAGGGCATTTTTGCCGACGGAAAGAAAATTCTTGCTGCGCAGGCCAGCGCAAAGTCGAGCAACAACGAGAACAGGCTATTGATCGAACATGAAGGTTTCACCGAGGAATTCATCAATACAGAAGACGGCATCCGCCAGAATTTCATCGTTAAACATGCTCCTGAGAATACCCGGAATTTACAGGTCAGACTTTCTGCCGAAGGTCTGAAAGCGAAAAATGGCGGCGAAAACGAAATCCGCTTCTACCGTGGAAATACGAATGGTGAATTCGAAGACTGCGTCGTATACAGCGATCTGCATTGCTGGGATGCCAACAAAAAGCCGTTGGAAGCGACGCTCGCGTATGTCAATGACCGCGTGGAGATTAATGTGAATGTCGAAGGCGCGGCTTATCCGGTAACGATTGACCCTATCCTCGCCAACGGTAATCCTAACACGGCCGATAAAACCGTTGAGCTCGACCAAAGCAATGCCTGGCTGGGATATTCAGTATCCAGCGCCGGGGACATGAACGGTGACGGTTACAGCGATGTCATCGTTGGCGCGCCAATGTATGACTGGAATGGAGTCGATGCTGGCGTCGCCTATGTATTTCCCGGCACAGCTGCAGGGTTGTCCCTGAACGGTCAGCGTCTTAACCGTAACCAGGCATATGCGCAAATGGGTTACTCCGTTGCCAGTGCCGGCGATGTAAATAAAGACGGATACAGCGATGTAATTGTGGGATCACCGTACTGGGAAGACGGTCAAAACAACGAGGGAGCGGCATTTCTTTACTTCGGTGGAAAGCCCGACGCTCAAACAGCACCGATCGGTATCAATCCGGGCAATTTCATAATCCTTCAACCGGATCAGGCTGATGCCGGATTTGGTACATCAGTCGCAATGGCCGGCGATGTCGATGCGGATGGTTACAGCGATTTCCTCGTGGGTGCACCACAGTACGACAAAGATCAGGCGAATGAAGGCGTGGCATTCCTCTACCATGGAGGTAATACGGGTTTCGAACCTGGTGAAACCGAAATTCTGGAACGTAATCAACCCGGCTCCATGATGGGCTTTTCGGTGGCAGGCGCCGGTGACGTCAATGGCGACGGCGCCAGTGATGTAATCGTGGGTGCAAGGCTTTATACGGACGGGCAATCCCTTGAAGGCGCCGCGTTCGTGTACTATGGCAGTGTAAATTCTGCCCCTGTCACATCCCAGGCTCCAGCGACGCTTCAAATGAATGCCTCCGATTCCCGTTTTGGCCACTCCGTTTCAACCGCCGGCGACGTTAATGGCGACGGATTTTCCGACGTCATTGTTGGAGCGTACCTGTACGATAACGGGCAACAAGACGAGGGAGTTGCCTACATTTTCCACGGAACCGGAAACGGAATCAGCACAGCTCCTTCAACCACATTGGAAGGTAATCTGTTTGAAGCACATTACGGCGAAAGCGTGTCTGCCGCGGGAGACGTAAATGGTGACGGATATGGCGATATATTGATCGGTGCGAAATGGTACGAAAACGGCCAGAATAATGAAGGGATGGTGTTCGTGCATTACGGCTCGAAAACCGGCCTGGTTACGGCACCAGCCGCTACCATTGAAAGTAACCAGGCTGAGGGCTGGTTGGGAAGTGCCGTTGCGAGCGCCGGAGATGTAAATGGTGACGGTTACAGCGACATCATAATTGGATGCTACACCTATGACCATGGGCAGAATGACGAGGGGCAGGTGTATATCTATCACGGATCCGCCAGCAGCGTCGGGCCTACTCCTGCATCTGTCTCCAGCGCGACGGCCTCCGGTGCATTAGCAGGATCATCGGTAAGCTCGGCCGGGGATATTGATGGCAATGGGCTCGACGACATCGTAGTGGGTGCCCCTAATTACGACGGCGGACAAGTAAACGAAGGCGCCATTTTCATATCTTACGGGGATGCTGCTACCGGCGTCAATTCAGCGGTTAAAATGGAATCCAATATCGCACAGGCAAAGTTCGGAGGATCCGTTTCCGGGGGAGGCGACGTCAACGGTGATGGATATGACGATGTGATCGTTGGAGCGGCCGGAGCGGTAAACGGAGCGAACGTGGGAGCCGCCTTTCTTTATCCCGGAGGTTCGGGGGGGACTGGGAACAATTGGTAA
- a CDS encoding FG-GAP-like repeat-containing protein: MSDNPTSYVTSGVAGAHLGNSLDNAGDVNGDGYNDIVVGASAFTANHSNEGAIFVWHGSSAGIPTNTVYKSLIQSDHVDAAMGTSVAGAGDVNGDGFYDVIVGLPGYSNGQSHEGTARIYYGSTSGLITAIHTLLEANQADASFGKTVGGGIDVNGDSYDDVVVGAPNFDGQAPNGGGVWVFHGSNAGVQNIASFSASGAQAESYMGTSVSGAGDLNGDGYGDIVVGIPNYDQSGITNGGTTYAYFGNNGLAGKNRRNNIRLYNTGFQSPMTYTQNSQNGAGVGLYGASFLGRNNGRLVWETITPGKSFSKVGTTPITNSTAFTDKQAAFYTLNLNGVDLREMISKQAQPVTRTRVRLKYELSTALTGQVYGPWRTIPEYLLLITAPAVPELSEVTETELFNVRPEYGDEVTVYPNPVSDKLFIKSANADQIKAVRLISMNGQISWQSVKPQTELDVKHLATGDYILQIDRKDGTQTSRRVVIRK, encoded by the coding sequence GTGAGCGACAATCCAACCAGTTATGTGACCTCCGGAGTTGCAGGAGCGCATCTGGGAAACAGTCTCGATAATGCCGGCGACGTCAATGGCGATGGATATAACGACATTGTTGTCGGAGCAAGCGCATTTACCGCCAACCATAGTAATGAGGGAGCCATATTCGTGTGGCATGGCTCAAGCGCGGGTATTCCCACCAACACCGTGTACAAAAGTTTAATCCAATCAGACCATGTCGACGCCGCGATGGGGACGTCGGTAGCAGGAGCGGGAGATGTCAATGGTGACGGCTTTTACGATGTGATTGTCGGTTTGCCAGGGTACAGCAACGGCCAAAGCCACGAGGGCACGGCCCGCATATACTATGGATCAACATCAGGATTGATAACTGCTATCCACACGCTTTTGGAGGCAAATCAGGCTGATGCTTCTTTTGGGAAAACTGTCGGTGGGGGAATTGATGTGAATGGAGACAGCTATGACGACGTGGTAGTAGGGGCTCCGAATTTCGATGGCCAGGCGCCCAATGGTGGTGGCGTATGGGTATTCCACGGGTCAAACGCGGGTGTTCAAAACATAGCCAGTTTTTCAGCTTCCGGTGCACAGGCCGAATCTTATATGGGAACGTCGGTTTCCGGGGCAGGGGATCTCAATGGCGATGGTTATGGTGATATCGTCGTGGGAATTCCCAACTATGACCAGAGTGGAATCACCAATGGCGGCACAACCTACGCGTACTTTGGTAACAATGGCTTGGCTGGGAAAAACAGACGAAACAATATCCGGCTTTATAATACCGGGTTCCAAAGTCCAATGACATATACGCAGAATAGCCAGAATGGCGCAGGTGTCGGCTTGTATGGCGCTTCTTTCCTGGGACGAAACAATGGCCGCCTGGTTTGGGAAACAATTACCCCCGGCAAATCATTCAGCAAAGTTGGTACTACCCCTATTACCAACAGTACCGCTTTCACAGACAAGCAAGCGGCATTTTATACTTTGAACCTTAACGGTGTCGATTTGAGGGAAATGATCAGTAAACAGGCGCAACCTGTTACACGGACCCGTGTTCGCCTCAAGTACGAACTTTCGACAGCACTTACCGGCCAGGTTTACGGCCCTTGGCGGACAATACCGGAATATTTGCTGCTAATCACAGCCCCGGCTGTGCCGGAACTTTCGGAAGTAACGGAGACTGAGCTCTTCAACGTTCGGCCTGAATACGGCGATGAGGTCACCGTCTATCCTAACCCCGTTTCTGACAAGCTATTCATCAAATCGGCAAACGCCGACCAGATCAAGGCTGTGCGGTTAATTTCCATGAACGGACAGATTTCCTGGCAGTCGGTGAAGCCACAGACAGAGCTGGATGTGAAACACCTGGCTACCGGGGATTATATCCTGCAAATCGACCGCAAGGATGGTACACAAACTTCCCGCCGGGTAGTTATCAGAAAATAA
- a CDS encoding iron-sulfur cluster assembly accessory protein: MVTVSDSAKNKIVELRKADGFEDDYQIRVGVLGGGCSGLTYNLEFNSESRPNDMVFEDKGVKIIVDKKSLLYLAGTTLDFTDGLNGKGFQFINPNATRTCGCGESFAV; this comes from the coding sequence ATGGTTACGGTAAGCGATTCAGCCAAAAATAAAATTGTAGAACTCCGCAAGGCTGACGGTTTTGAAGACGATTATCAGATTCGCGTCGGTGTGCTGGGCGGTGGTTGCTCGGGTTTGACTTATAATCTGGAATTCAATTCGGAATCGAGGCCGAACGACATGGTTTTCGAGGACAAAGGCGTGAAAATTATCGTAGACAAAAAGAGCCTTTTATACCTGGCCGGAACGACCCTCGACTTTACCGACGGCCTGAACGGAAAAGGCTTCCAGTTCATCAATCCCAACGCCACACGTACTTGCGGATGCGGCGAAAGCTTTGCGGTATAG